A genomic segment from Polyangium mundeleinium encodes:
- a CDS encoding CarD family transcriptional regulator, whose protein sequence is MQARSEIQFKVGDKAVYPAQGVAEVVNIEEKDIAGNRQRFYVLRILDTDRKIMVPVSNASAVGLRQVISEQEIREIFDILRERTIAFDNQTWNRRYRGFMDKIKTGSIYDVAEVLRDLYRLKTDKQLSFGERRMLDTARSLIVKEIAIARGQTEEQVKTEIEAIFLAN, encoded by the coding sequence ATGCAGGCTCGTTCGGAGATCCAGTTCAAGGTAGGCGACAAGGCGGTTTATCCGGCCCAGGGCGTGGCCGAGGTCGTCAACATCGAAGAGAAAGACATCGCCGGGAACCGCCAGCGCTTCTACGTTCTCCGTATCCTCGACACCGACCGCAAGATCATGGTGCCGGTTTCCAACGCCAGCGCCGTCGGGCTCCGTCAGGTGATCTCGGAGCAGGAGATCCGCGAGATCTTCGATATCCTGCGCGAGCGCACGATCGCGTTCGACAACCAGACCTGGAACCGCCGTTACCGCGGTTTCATGGACAAGATCAAGACGGGCTCGATTTACGACGTCGCCGAGGTTCTGCGTGATCTCTACCGTCTGAAGACGGACAAGCAGCTCTCCTTCGGCGAGCGCCGCATGCTCGACACGGCGCGCTCGCTGATCGTGAAGGAGATCGCGATCGCGCGCGGTCAAACCGAGGAGCAGGTGAAGACCGAGATCGAGGCGATCTTTCTCGCCAACTGA
- a CDS encoding tRNA (cytidine(34)-2'-O)-methyltransferase, with protein MAKDQRPRLRAKPLDQPLHVVLIDPEIPQNTGSIARLTAATKSKLHLVGKLGFRIDEHSVRRAGVDYWHLVELEQHVDFEQFRARLPAPRLCLFSAVATKSYLDAGYKPGDALVFGKESKGLDDALLERFPDDVYGIPTLGPVRSLNLANAVGIVLYEALRQIGALSQTTLG; from the coding sequence GTGGCCAAGGACCAGCGCCCTCGCCTCCGCGCAAAACCGCTCGACCAGCCCCTCCACGTCGTGCTGATCGACCCCGAAATCCCGCAGAACACCGGCAGCATCGCCCGGCTCACGGCCGCCACGAAGAGCAAGCTGCACCTCGTCGGCAAGCTCGGCTTCCGCATCGACGAGCACTCCGTCCGCCGCGCCGGCGTCGACTACTGGCACCTCGTCGAGCTCGAACAACACGTTGACTTCGAGCAGTTCCGCGCGCGCTTGCCGGCCCCGCGGCTCTGCCTCTTCAGCGCCGTGGCCACGAAGAGTTACCTCGACGCGGGCTACAAGCCCGGCGACGCGCTCGTGTTCGGCAAGGAGAGCAAGGGCCTCGACGACGCGCTGCTCGAGCGCTTCCCCGATGACGTCTACGGCATCCCGACCCTCGGGCCCGTGCGCTCGCTGAACCTGGCGAACGCGGTGGGCATCGTGCTCTACGAGGCGCTGCGGCAGATCGGCGCGCTCTCGCAGACGACGCTCGGATGA